The following nucleotide sequence is from Solanum dulcamara chromosome 7, daSolDulc1.2, whole genome shotgun sequence.
TTCTGGCTCAAAGAGCCTTGGCTGATGATATTCATAATGTAGTTTATACGCCAAGGACGGGGGAGAAATTGGAGGGGAAACTTGAAATTGTTCTTCAGTCCATTATTAACAATGGCATCAATGTGAAGGTGAAGATTAAGCAGAGGAAAACCAAGAAACATGGCTTCCACCACCCAACAACTTAATTAGGTGGTCATCCTACGTTACTATTCATCAAGGCAAGAATTGTTGTAAGTATCATCCTGATAGCTTTCGGTGAAACTTGATTTAGGAGTCTGAATGGGTCTTTTGCCATAGAAAGCTGCTTAACCGGCACACTGACAAGGAATAGAATCATGCAAGATTCAAGAGTCCGTTACTAGTATTTTGACAAATGCGGATGAAATTAAAAGTGACAAGTTTTATCAAGCCTTACAAGCTCGCAAACAGAGCAGTGTAATATCTGGAATAAGGTTAGAACTACATTACCCTTTTTGCAAGATTGCAGAACATTTCCCTAAATTCATTGCTAAATCATGGGAGAAGTTTCAATAGTAGTTACAAACGTGGGAATAAATCTTTTATTTCCTGCATTTTGTGTTCTTTCGTGACGAAACACTGCTGTTAATGTAGAAATCTGGTTTACATGATAGCTTTATTTGTAATTAGTATGATAAAACGTCCAAACATTTGGCGATTTCTAAATAGATAGTTTGAGACCTTAGCACAATTTTGTTGATCCATTTATTCGTTCAACTGCCCTACGCAGAGATGAATAGTATGTTTTTGTGTTTGATTTCATGCTCCTAAAGATAGGAATCAAAGGTGAGCTGATGTGTGTTCATACTTCGCTGCAGAATGGGGTGTCCATAAGAAAACACCGACATATAATCATAGTTGAAATGGCTTTTGAGCAAAacaatttatagcaataaaccACACATACTTTTGCATTAAATTCCACAAGAAGTAGAACATCTTGTATCAGTTTTACATCAGTCAAAAATGGAATAACAAAAATAGGGTTGTCATCTTCATATTCAATCATCGGCAGTTGCGAGTTGCAGAGACAAAAGCTCTTCTTCAGGTATAACTCTAATATGGCAATCTGATCTTGGATAAGCTGCACATAATAATGCATAACCTCTCTCCACAACATCATCACTTAGCATACCTTCACTTTGATCCACATTCCCACTGAGGAGCTTTGCTGGACAAGTCATGCACACTCCTAGCTTGCAGTCATACGGTACGGACATGCCAACGTCAAGTGCCTTGGACAAGATTGTCTCGTCAGGTTCAACTTCCAGCTCTGTTGTTTTACCTTCATGTTCTACTACTACTTTATAAGCCCGAATTACGCTCGATACTCGACTTTTTTTTGTTCTCCTGACTGACCAGGGATTGTTAAGCTGAATAGCAGCAAGATTGGCTTG
It contains:
- the LOC129896416 gene encoding ferredoxin C 1, chloroplastic, producing the protein MATIQFTTSPPFTLIPPRKQANLAAIQLNNPWSVRRTKKSRVSSVIRAYKVVVEHEGKTTELEVEPDETILSKALDVGMSVPYDCKLGVCMTCPAKLLSGNVDQSEGMLSDDVVERGYALLCAAYPRSDCHIRVIPEEELLSLQLATADD